A portion of the Malassezia japonica chromosome 3, complete sequence genome contains these proteins:
- a CDS encoding ABC-type xenobiotic transporter (EggNog:ENOG503NU2T; TransMembrane:12 (i233-256o290-313i365-384o390-411i467-492o504-524i906-928o969-990i1041-1066o1072-1091i1153-1173o1193-1214i); COG:Q) codes for MSPHLTTSVQSQVYDPYLDGSPMFDEGRFISHNSGAPAFAETYWDENERDLYPQPAMSTVGVSEYGEMSPTVSMQNMSPSMPTSPHLAHPLQPTQYGHSRRFGSNGLTMTAPSKQGDMGVVHLLASPGMEGKEMKRNTADMGLPRENSFGSQYLPHSTDMPLEKVGDEAAGDAAGAVAGAVAATGAVPGAEGVAPTKAKKSKGKKGKAPADPNKPKPVTAGALFRYATPNEKLLNLLGIVCAAASGAAQPIMTILFGNLATAFLGMNENTTVEDFMNRIHQTERNINMDALYLVIIGICSWIVIYVYMAIWVYTGEVITMRIRENYLRAILRQDIAYFDNLGAGEITTRIQSDIQLIQDGISDKIPLMIALISTFITGFLVAYIRNWRLALVMTAILPCIVLTAIVMNIFVAKYQQIELDFVGKAASLAEETLSTVRTAKAFAMNEHLAAVYDGRNSLATAASRRRAIATGIGVGGFFFCVYSAYALAFFFGSKLVASGNIESGTVMNVIFSVLIGAFGMAMLAPNLQALSFAQAAGGKVYETIDRKSKIDSSSKEGLRPPQCYGNITVRNVNFTYPSRPDVPILKDFSLDIPAGRVTALVGPSGSGKSTIISLVERFYDPNEGAVFLDDVPIPDLNIQWLRTQIGLVSQEPTLFSTTVWENIAYGLIHTPFEHLPEEQKDKLIVEAARQANAHDFITQLPQGYHTQVGERAALLSGGQKQRVSIARAIVKNPRILLLDEATSALDTASEGIVQEALDRASRGRTTITIAHRLSTIKNADNIVVMKQGVIVEQGQHNELLQVPGGVYANLVAAQQINRDNTRAALTEYGDTFSPPPQFYEFGAKEDSSSNPMASRVSVLTNNDDSAASQVLRMSGLRHGKFDKDEKEKPLGMLYLMMRLARTGKDLLLPYFVPGMLCAILTGATYPSFAILFGLALTNYGKCQVASTQPGTPCPEPARSDMRSTANNQALYFFVIALISTVATVFQMALVQQGSAILMQRLRSRMFRAYMRADVSYFDEEGHSSGTLTSSLAENTQKINSFIGVSLGTIVQSISTLIVGAIIALIYGWKLSLVVIACIPFTLSAGFVRLRLVVMKDVQVRKAHLVSSQKACESANAIRTVASLTREDDCLREYHESLEGASQVAKKAALWGNIFYAFSQSTAFFVIALGFWYGSKLIFPRGNPSNPEPPEYSTGQFFTIFTAVVFGSIQAGNVFNFVPDISNARTAASAVFTLLDNKPKIDSESDDGIVLDHCQGHLRFEDVRFRYPSRPGVKVLRGVDIDAPPGTHCALVGGSGCGKSTTIQLIERFYDVESGRITLDGYDIRTINLRSLREHIALVSQEPTLYDGTIAFNLRLGALVPPEEVSDEQIRSAAAQANILEFIEGLPSGFDTQVGSKGTQLSGGQKQRIAIARALVRNPKILLLDEATSALDSDSEKIVQHALDSAARGRTTISIAHRLSTIAQADRIFAFQDGVVAEAGDHRALMAKKGIYANLVMLQALDPSA; via the exons ATGTCGCCTCACCTTACGACCAGCGT CCAGAGCCAGGTCTACGATCCCTACCTGGACGGCTCGCCTATGTTTGACGAAGGGCGCTTCATCTCGCACAACTCTGGTGCGCCTGCTTTTGCCGAGACGTACTGGGACGAAAATGAGCGGGATCTTTATCCCCAACCGGCGATGAGCACTGTGGGCGTCTCGGAATATGGCGAAATGAGCCCGACGGTCAGCATGCAAAACATGTCGCCGAGCATGCCTACATCGCCGCACCTTGCGCATCCGCTTCAGCCGACGCAGTACGGCCATTCGCGACGATTTGGATCGAATGGGCTCACGAtgacggcgccgagcaagCAGGGCGACATGGGCGTCGTGCACCTCCTCGCCTCGCCGGGCATGGAAGGAAAGGAAATGAAACGGAACACGGCAGACATGGGTCTGCCGCGTGAAAACTCCTTTGGCTCGCAATATTTGCCGCACAGTACAGATATGCCGCTTGAaaaggtcggcgacgaaGCAGcgggcgatgcggcgggcgcggtcGCAGGCGCGGTCGCTGCTACGGGCGCGGTCCCGGGCGCAGAAGGCGTCGCTCCAACCAAGGCAAAGAAAAGCAAGGGCAAGAAGGGAAAAGCGCCGGCCGACCCCAACAAGCCCAAGCCTGTGACTGCCGGCGCACTGTTCCGGTACGCGACACCGAACGAAAAACTGCTCAATCTGTTGGGCATTGTAtgtgccgcggcgtcgggcgcTGCACAGCCCATCATGACGATTCTCTTTGGTAACCTGGCGACGGCTTTCCTGGGTATGAATGAAAATACGACCGTGGAGGACTTTATGAACCGCATCCACCAAACCGAGCGCAACATCAATATGGATGCGCTGTACCTTGTGATCATTGGTATTTGCTCCTGGATCGTCATTTACGTGTACATGGCTATCTGGGTGTACACGGGTGAAGTGATCACGATGCGCATTCGTGAAAACTACCTGCGTGCGATTCTCCGCCAGGACATTGCGTACTTTGACAACCTGGGTGCGGGTGAGATCACGACCCGCATCCAGAGCGACATCCAGCTGATCCAGGACGGTATTAGCGACAAGATTCCGCTGATGATTGCACTAATTTCCACCTTTATCACTGGTTTCCTCGTCGCATACATCCGCAACTGGCGCCTGGCGTTGGTCATGACAGCGATTCTCCCTTGCATTGTCTTGACGGCGATTGTGATGAACATTTTTGTCGCCAAGTACCAGCAGATTGAGCTGGACTTTGTCGGTAAGGCTGCATCGCTCGCCGAAGAAACGCTctcgaccgtgcgcacggccaagGCCTTTGCGATGAACGAGCACCTGGCGGCCGTGTACGATGGCCGCAACAGTCTCGCGACAGCCGCAAGCCGCCGTCGTGCAATTGCTACCGGTATCGGTGTCGGCGGCTTTTTCTTCTGTGTGTACTCTGCCTACGCGCTGGCTTTCTTCTTTGGCTCAAAGCTCGTGGCGAGCGGCAACATCGAGAGCGGTACGGTAATGAACGTCATCTTTTCCGTACTGATTGGTGCATTTGGTATGGCGATGCTCGCGCCGAATCTCCAGGCTTTGAGCTTTGCGCAGGCAGCAGGCGGTAAGGTGTATGAGACGATCGACCGCAAATCCAAGATCGACTCGTCGAGCAAGGAAGGTCTCCGTCCGCCACAGTGCTACGGCAATATTACCGTGCGTAACGTCAACTTCACCTACCCCTCGCGCCCTGACGTGCCGATCCTGAAGGACTTTTCGCTGGATATTCCAGCGGGACGGGTTACGGCCTTGGTCGGCCCATCGGGATCCGGCAAAAGTACCATCATTTCGCTCGTCGAACGCTTCTATGACCCGAACGAAGGCGCGGTTTTTCTCGACGACGTCCCGATCCCCGATCTCAACATTCAGTGGCTACGTACGCAAATCGGTCTGGTGTCGCAAGAGCCGACGCTCTTTTCCACAACCGTGTGGGAAAACATTGCCTACGGCCTGATTCACACGCCTTTCGAGCATCTTCCGGAAGAGCAGAAAGACAAGCTAATTGTCGAGGCTGCTCGTCAGGCCAACGCCCACGACTTTATCACGCAGCTGCCGCAAGGCTACCACACGCAGGTCGGTGAGCGTGCCGCTTTGCTGAGTGGTGGTCAGAAGCAGCGTGTCTCGATTGCACGTGCGATTGTCAAGAATCCTCGGATTCTCttgctggacgaggcgacAAGTGCGTTGGACACTGCCTCGGAAGGTATTGTGCAGGAAGCGCTTGatcgtgcgtcgcgcggccgcacgaCCATCACGATCGCCCACCGTCTCAGCACGATCAAGAATGCAGACAACATTGTCGTGATGAAGCAGGGTGTCATTGTCGAACAGGGTCAGCAcaacgagctgctgcaggtgCCTGGCGGCGTGTACGCCAACCTCGttgctgcgcagcagatCAATCGCGACAacacgcgcgcggcgctgacAGAGTACGGCGACACCTTCTCGCCACCGCCCCAGTTCTATGAGTTTGGCGCAAAGGAGGACAGCAGTTCGAATCCGATGGCCTCGCGCGTGAGTGTCCTGACGAACAACGACGATTCGGCAGCCTCCCAGGTGCTGCGCATGTCGGGTCTGCGGCACGGCAAGTTTGACAAGGATGAAAAGGAGAAGCCGCTGGGTATGCTATACCTGATgatgcgcctcgcccgtACTGGCAAAGACCTGCTTCTACCCTACTTTGTCCCCGGCATGCTGTGTGCGATTCTCACGGGTGCGACCTACCCCAGCTTTGCGATTCTCTTTGGACTTGCTTTGACCAACTACGGCAAGTGTCAGGTCGCGTCTACACagcccggcacgccgtgtCCCGAgccggcacgcagcgacaTGCGTTCTACCGCAAACAATCAAGCGCTGTACTTTTTCGTGATTGCCCTGATTTCGACGGTCGCCACCGTCTTCCAGatggcgctcgtgcagcaggGTTCCGCGATCTTGATGCAGCGTCTGCGCAGCCGCATGTTCCGTGCGTATATGCGTGCCGATGTCTCCTACTTTGACGAAGAGGGCCACAGCAGCGGTACGCTGACGAGTTCGCTTGCAGAAAACACGCAAAAGATCAACAGCTTTATCGGTGTGTCGCTGGGCACGATTGTCCAGTCGATTTCGACGCTAATTGTCGGTGCGATTATTGCGTTGATCTACGGCTGGAAGCTTTCGCTCGTGGTCATTGCATGCATCCCCTTTACGCTCTCGGCTGGTTTcgtgcgcttgcgcttggTGGTTATGAAAGACGTCCAAGTGCGCAAAGCACATTTGGTCTCGTCTCAAAAAGCATGCGAGTCGGCCAATGCGATCCGGACTGTGGCGTCGCTCACGCGTGAGGACGACTGCTTGCGGGAGTACCACGAGTCGCTCGAAGGTGCGTCGCAGGTCGCCAAGAAGGCGGCGCTCTGGGGCAATATTTTCTACGCATTTTCGCAGAGCACCGCATTCTTTGTGATTGCGCTCGGTTTCTGGTACGGCTCCAAATTGATCTTCCCCCGTGGAAACCCGTCGAACCCCGAGCCGCCGGAGTATTCTACCGGTCAGTTCTTCACCATTTTCACGGCGGTCGTCTTTGGCAGTATCCAGGCGGGTAACGTGTTCAACTTTGTGCCGGATATCTCCAACGCACGTACGGCTGCCTCGGCGGTCTTTACGCTGTTGGACAACAAGCCCAAGATCGACTCGGAATCGGACGATGGTATTGTGCTCGACCACTGCCAGGGCCACTTGCGCTTTGAGGATGTGCGATTCCGCTATCCCTCACGGCCCGGCGTCAAAGTCCTGCGTGGTGTCGACATCGACGCCCCTCCCGGTACCCACTgtgcgctggtcggcggCAGTGGTTGCGGCAAATCGACTACGATCCAGCTGATTGAGCGTTTCTACGACGTGGAGAGTGGCCGTATCACGCTCGATGGTTACGACATCCGTACAATCAAcctgcgctccttgcgcgaGCACATTGCGCTCGTCTCGCAGGAGCCGACTCTCTACGACGGCACCATTGCCTTCAACTTGCGCCTTGGCGCTCTGGTGCCTCCGGAAGAGGTCTCTGACGAACAAATCCGCTCGGCCGCTGCACAGGCCAACATCCTCGAGTTCATCGAGGGGCTTCCGAGTGGCTTCGATACC